The window GTGAAAGTAATTCGCTTGGCAGAATTGTACTTGACTCGAGCAGAGGCAAATCTGAGAGAAGGGACTGCTATTGGTGCTACTCCACTTGAAGATGTGAATAGAATTAGAACTAGAGTTGATTTACTTCCATTACTTAGTGTTACTGTAGCGGATATTTTGAGAGAAAGAAAGCTTGAGTTGGCACACGAAGGTCATGCGATTCATGATGTGAAAAGGACTCGTGGTTCGGTGACAGAAGGAAATACCACTTATCAATTTAATGATCCTAGGATGGTATTCCCGATTCCACAGAGAGAGATGGATGCCAATCCGAATTTGGTACAGAACCAAGGGTATGGAGGGTAATTAAAATAAATTGAAACAATAAGAGAAGAGGCTTGTTACAGACAGGCCTCTTTTTTTATTTTATTATAAGTAAAATTTGCATAATTAAATTTTATAATTCAGTCCATCCACTATAATAATATAACGTTTATCATTTTTTTTTTGAATTGTAAACTATTTTTCCAATATTTGAAGGCTAAAAAAAATAAATCAACTATTGTATGAGAAAAGTATTACTAATCATTTTGTCGCTTTTCGCTTTTTCCTTCCATGGGGAGGTTTGGGCGCAGCAGCGACAGGTAACAGGTACAGTAATCTCGGCAGAAGATAACCTTCCCTTGCCGGGAGTGAATATTCGTATCAAAGGTACCACGAGAGGTGCGATTACGGATATCGATGGAAAGTATTCCATCCAAGCTTCTGAGAACGAGACATTGGTCTATTCCTTTGTGGGATTTCTTTCTCAAGAAGCAGCTGTAGGAAATAGGTCTACTATAGACATCACGCTACAATTAGACTCTAAAACCTTGAGTGAAGTAGTCGTTGTTGGTTATGGAAGTGTGGAGAAAAAAGAATTAACAGGATCTGTTGGTCAGTTAAATGCCGCTATTATTAAGGACGTCCCTGCACTCGGTGTAGATCAAGCTTTGCAAGGTCGTATAGCAGGTGTACAGATTACTCAAAATGCTGGTACTCCAGGTGCTGGTATTTCTGTTAGGGTGAGAGGTTCATCTTCTATTTCTGCTTCCAATCAGCCTTTATTTGTAATAGATGGCGTACCAATGACCACGGGAGATCCTTCTCAACTTGGTTTTGGTGGACAGTCATCGAATGCTTTAGCTGACTTGAATCCAAATGACATCGAGTCTATGGAAGTATTGAAAGATGCTGCTGCTGCTGCGATCTATGGCTCAAGAGCTGCCAATGGTGTGGTTTTGATTACTACCAAGAGAGGTGCAGATCAGAAAACACAGGTAAACTTGAATGTATATGGCGGTACACAACAATTGTGGAATGAGCCAAGATTCTTGGATAGAAATGGTTACTTGGATTTGTTCAAAGATGCCTTTGCAGAGGATTTCTTCGGTGTTCCTTCTTCTGAAATTTCTGATGAAGAGATCTTAGATTTCTATTATGGAGGCTTGCCTTATGGAGATGATGTCAATACCAATTGGGTGAGAGAAGTAACCAGGTCAGCTCCTATTCAAAACTATGAATTGAGTATCAGTGGAGGTAATGAAAAGACAAAGTACTACATTTCGGGTAACTACTTCGATCAACAAGGTACAGTGATCAATTCAAGTTATTCTAGGATGTCAACTAGGTTCAACCTAGATCATAAAATCAATGACAGATTTGAAATTTCATTCAACTCGGGTATCAGTAGAGCGGTTCAAAACAGGATCGTTTCAGATAATACTTTGAATGGTCCTTTTGCAAACTCACTTGCCGCCTCACCATTGTGGCCAGTATTTGAAGAAGATGGTTCATATACAAGACCACAATTCTTCTATTCAAATCCAGTAGCTGTGGGAACCGAAAATGATGATGAAAATCAATCCATCAGAATTTTCACTAATGCTTTGGCAAAATATAAAGTAAATGAAGGTTTGAATTTCAATGTTAGAGTTGGTGCTGATGTTTTAAACTTTTCTGAGAGAAGATATACACCTGATAACTATCCAGGATCTTCTTCTACAGCAGAAGGAGGATCTGGTTCTTTCTCTACTTTCAATCCTATCAAATGGGTAGCTGAAGCATTTGTGGACTATTCGAAAGTTTTTGACGGTGGTCATAGCTTAAATTTAGTAGTAGGTCACAACAGAGAGGAAAACTTGATATCATCTTCATCTGTAAGAGGAATTCAGTTTCCAGGAGATAGATTTAGATATATTGGAGCAGCTGCTTTGGTAAATGAAGGTTCCAATAATTTTGTTGGCTGGGGATTAGAGTCATACTTTGGTCGAGTTAATTACAGCTACAAAGAAAGATACTTATTCAGCTCTTCATTTAGAGCAGATGCATCTTCGAGATTTGGTCCTAATAATAGATGGGGGTATTTCCCATCGGTTTCAGCAGGCTGGAGAATCAATGAGGAAGCCTTTATGCAAGACTTGGATGTGTTTTCAGACTTGAAAATTAGAGGTAGCTTTGGTTTGACAGGAAATCAAGAGATTGGTAACTTTTCTTGGAGAGGTCTAGTAGGATCAGGAAATTATTTGGGTTCACCTTCTATTGTACCAGTTCAGCTAGGTAATCCTGATTTGAAGTGGGAAAACACTGCTCAGACTGATATTGGATTGGATGTTGGTTTATTCAACGGACGTTTGACTTTGGTAGCTGATTATTATTACAAAAAGACTACTGATTTGCTTTTTGCAAGACCTATTCCTACCCAAAATGGTTATGGTTCGTTCCAATCAAACGTAGGATCTGTAGAGAACAAAGGTTGGGAATTTACTGTATCCACGGTTAATATTGATAGACCAAATGGGTTGAATTGGAGAACAGATCTTAATTTGACTTTCAATAGAAATAAAATTCTAGAACTATACAATGGTGAAGATGTATTTTATGGGTTTGGAGGCAATTCTATCGTCTTGAGAGAAGGTCAGCCTATAGGTACATTCTATGGATTTATATCTGACGGAGTTTTTGCTACCCAAGCGGATGTTCCAGAATCAAGACAAGAGTTTGGAATTAGAGCAGGGGATATGAACTATAGAGATATCAACGGTGATGGGATAATCACTGATGATGACTTTACGGTAATTGGTAATGCCCAGCCGAAATTTTTCGGAGGATTTACCAATAGTATTAGTTATAAAGGCTTCGATGCTCAAGTATTCATGCAGTTTTCTTATGGAAATGATATCTGGAATGCAGCAGGATCATTCCAAGAGGGTATGTTTGCTAATTTCTTCGATGACAACAACAAAGCTACAGTAGAAGGAAGATGGAGATCAGAGGAGCAGCCTGGAAATGGATCTATGCCAAGAGCAGCTTATGATGTATCTGCAAATAGAAACAATCAATCAAATACATCTAGATTTATTGAGGATGGATCGTACCTAAGGGTTAAAAACCTTGTTATCGGTTATAGACTTCCTGCGGATGTATTGGAGAGAGTGAAGTTAAGAAGTGTTAGGTTCTATGCACAAGCTCAAAACCTATTGACTTTCACCAACTACTCTGGATTTGACCCTGAAGTAAACTTCGCTGGTACTTCAAATACAACGATTGGTGTAGATTTCTACACTTTCCCGCAGCCTAGAACTTATACATTTGGTGTTAACATAGGATTTTAATCAATATGAAAAGATTTAATATATATAACTACTTGGTTGTCCTGCTGCTGTTAGTCGGTGTGTCTTGTGATACACTAGAACAGGAGCCTGTAAACCAAATTGATGTTGATGGTGCAATCACCACCAATAGAAATGCGCAATTGGCTTTAGCAGGTATTTACAATGCCATGCAAAGTGGAAACTACTATGGTTTAAGATACTTGTATTATCAGGATGTATACACAGATAATCTTGAACATGCAGGTACATTCCCCACCGATCAAGAAGTAAGTAATAAGAGAATTAACCCTTCAAACTTACAAATGAGAAGTACTTGGCAAACCATGTATGGTGCGATAAGAAATGCAAATTTTGTAATCTTCTCTGCACCGAATATTGAAAATATCACTGATGCACAAAGGTTAGCAATTATCGCTGAAGCAAGATTCTTAAGAGCTTTTGTTTACTTTGATATGCTTAGAGTATTCGGTGGTGTTCCTATCGTTGAGGATTTCATAGCAGATACAGAAAGCTTGAATTTTGCTCCAAGAGCTTCTTCTCAAGAAATGTATCAGTTTATCATTGATGATTTGACATTTGCAGAGCAAAATATAGGTAATACACCTAGTGCCCCATTTAGAGCAAGAAGATTCGCAGCTACAGCTTTGCTAGCAAGAGTATATTTACAGCAAGGCAACAATGCTTTGGCAGCTCAGAAGGCTTCTGAGGTTATCAACTCAGGTGTATACACGCTACAGTCTTCTTACGCAGACATCTTCAGAATCAAGGGAAACAATGAAATGATCCTTGAGTTGAATTTCACCAATGTATCAGGAGATCAAAATACTTTGGCTATTTCTTCAGATCCAGCTACTGGTGGACAGAAGTTTTATTTAAGACCTGATTTCTTCAGCCTTTTCCAAGCTTCAGGCAATAATGGAGATGTAAGATTTGCAGCTTCTGTATTATCCGCTAGTAATAGATTGAGAGTAGTAAAATACTTCCGATCGGCTACCAATGATGACAATGTTCCTTTGATCAGACTTGCAGAGATGTTTATGATCAGAGCGGAAGCAAATGCTAGAGCTGCTGGTACTGGCTTGTTGACCAACACGCAGATCATAGACGATATTAATGTCATCAGAAATAGAGCAGGTCTATCCAGTCTTTTGCTTACTGATTTATTGACGAATGAAGCAGCTTTGACTGAAATTCTTCAGCAAAGAAGACTTGAGTTTGCTTTTGAAGGTCATAGATACACTGATATGCAAAGATTTGGCATCATAGGGAACCTTTTCCCTGCCAATGAACAATTTAGAGTGATTTGGCCAATACCACTTCAAGAGATTGAGGTGAATGATAACCTTGTCCAAAATGATGGATACTAATCTTTGATTTTACACTTTAAAAAGGCGCCAATCGGCGCCTTTTTTATTTTTCATTCACACAATGAGCTATATCTCGCTAATCATTATAGTTACTCTTTTTCCTTATTTTAATTTGTTTTATCCTACCAATCCATAGAAAATTTTACTTATCGGCATACTGTTTATTTGATTCTCGAGAAAATTCTGAATCATGTTTTGAGTGTCTATTGATAAGATAATCAATAATATTTGGATAAACGAATAAACAGTTTTCAATTAAAAACAATCCTCAGTACATTTGTGTCATTAGCAAAAACTCAATCATGGATAAATATTCCTATATCGCCAATGCACATGTAGCCTACATAGATGAGCTATATGCAGAATACAAGAACAATCCCGAGTCTGTTGATCCAAGTTGGAAGACATTTTTTGATGGTTTTGAATTTGCCATCACTCAATATGGAGAGGATGAAAACGGTGGAGCGCAAGTTACCAATATTTCGAGCAGCCAACCTGCAGCCAATGGCTCACTTGCTACACGCGGTACCATCATGGATATGGAGCAACTGCCGAAGGAAATCAAAGTAAGGGCCTTGATTCACGCTCACAGATCTAGAGCCCATCTTCGTTCAAAAACAAACCCTGTAAGGGAAAGAAGAGATAGGAAAGCATTGATTGATTTGGAAGATTTTGGTTTGGATCAAAATGATTTGAACACGGAATTTCAGGCAGGAAATGAGATTGGAATAGGGGCAGCTAAGCTTTCTAAAATCATTGAATCTCTTAAAACGATCTATGAAGGCCCAATGGGATTTGAGTATCTCTATATCAGAGATCCTGAGATGTTGGATTGGTTGAAGACTAAAATTGAAAAAGAAGCACTTTCTTTCAATCCTCCAACAGAAGAAAAGAAAAGAATACTTTCTAAACTCAACGAAGCAGTTGTTTTCGAAAACTTCTTACATACCAAATATCTTGGACAGAAAAGATTTTCCCTTGAAGGTGGTGAAAGCACAATTCCATTTTTGGATGCAGTCATCAATAAAGGTGCCCAATTAGGAGTAGAGGAAGTCATGATTGGTATGGCACACAGAGGAAGATTAAATGTCCTTGCCAACATCATGGGAAAAACATACGAACAAATTTTCTCAGAATTTGAAGGAACGGCGAAGCCTGACCTGACCATGGGTGATGGTGATGTGAAGTATCACATGGGCTATTCTAGTGATATCACCACCCAAGATGATAAGAAGGTCAACTTAAAGCTAGCTCCAAACCCGTCTCACTTAGAGGCGGTTAATCCTGTTGTAGAAGGTTTTATAAGAGCAAAAATTGATTCCCAACATCAAGGAGATTCTACCAAAGCACTTCCAATTCTTATTCATGGTGATGCGGCTGTTGCCGGTCAAGGGATAGTATATGAAGTTACCCAAATGGCAGGCTTGAAAGGCTACAATACTGGTGGGACTATTCATTTTGTGATCAACAACCAAGTTGGTTTTACGACTGATTTTGATGATGCCAGATCATCCATTTACTGTACAGATGTAGCCAAAATCATTGACGCACCTGTGATTCACGTGAATGGAGATGATGCAGAAGCAGTAGTTTTTGCAGCAAGATTGGCAGCAGAATTCCGTCAAAAATTCAGAAAGGATATTTTTATTGACATGGTCTGCTACCGTCGTCATGGTCATAATGAATCTGACGAACCGAAATTTACGCAGCCAGAGCTTTATAATATCATTTCTAAGCATTCAAACCCAAGAGAGATTTATGTAAAGAGACTTTCTGAAAGAGGGGATCTTGATGCAAAAATTGCCAAGCAGATGGATGCTGAGTTTAGGCAATTGCTTCAGGATAGATTGAATATGGTGAAGGAAAAACCTCTTCCGTATCAATTTACCAAGTTTGAGAAGGAGTGGCAATCACTTAGAAGATCAACACCTGAGGATTTTGAGCAATCTCCGGACACTTCCATTTCTCAAGATTTTATCGAAAAAGTAGCTGATGCGATCACACACGTCCCAAAAGGTTTCAAGCCTATCAAGCAAATTGATATTCAGCTGAAACAAAGAAAAGACATGTTTTTCAATGCTAAATCATTGAACTGGGCTTCTGCTGAGTTACTGGCTTATGGTTCTTTGCTTTTGGAAGGGAAGACTGTTAGGTTGACTGGTCAGGATGTTCAGAGAGGTACATTTTCTCACAGACATGCAGTAGTACATGACTCTACGACCAACAAGCCTTACAATTTCCTCAAGGAAATGAAGGATAGCAAGGGTCAATTTTCCATCTACAATTCACTCCTATCAGAATATGCAGTATTAGGATTCGAATATGGCTATGCAATGGCAAGCCCAAATTCGCTAGCGATATGGGAAGCGCAATTTGGAGATTTCGCTAATGGTGCACAGACTATGATTGATCAGTTTATCTCTTCTGGAGAATCTAAGTGGCAAAAAATGAATGGTTTGGTCATGCTTCTTCCTCACGGATACGAAGGTCAAGGACCGGAACACTCTAATGCTCGCCCGGAGAGATTTTTGCAGCTTTCTGCGGAGTATAATATGGTTGTAGCAAACATTACCGAGCCTTCCAATTTCTTCCACTTATTGAGAAGACAAATGGCATGGGAATTTAGAAAGCCATGTATCGTGATGTCACCAAAATCACTTTTGAGACATCCGAAGGTTGTTTCTCCAATTGAAGAATTCACCTCAGGTAGTTTTAGAGAAATAATTTTAGACAATACTGTCAAGGCTAAAGATGTGAGGCGCGTCCTTCTTTGTTCTGGGAAAATCTACTATGATCTTGAAGAAATGAGAGAAAAGGAAAAAGTAAAAGACGTAGCCATCATTAGAATTGAGCAACTCCATCCGCTTCCTAAAAAGCAAATGACCGAAGCCTTGAAAGCTTACAAAGATGCCGAGATCGTATGGGTTCAGGAAGAGCCAGAAAATATGGGATATTGGAATTACATTTTAAGGATGCTATATAAAGAGCTTCCAATGGATGTTATTGCACGAAAAATGAGTGCTTCCCCAGCTACAGGCTACAACAAAGTCCATGTAGAAGAGCAATTAAATATTGTTAAAAAAGCATTAAAACTTTCATAAAAACCCCTAGCCAGCTTTTACTAAATAGCTGGCTTAGGTTTAATTTAAATTTATTCATGTTAAATTAACCTTAGATTCTGCAAATGAATTTGGGGGTAAAAAAGAAAAAACAATGAGCCTAGAAATCAAAGTCCCTACCGTAGGGGAATCTATCAGTGAAGTGACCATTGGACAGTGGTTCAAAAAAGACGGCGACTTCGTAGAAATGGATGAAGTGATCTGTGAATTGGAATCCGATAAAGCAACTTTTGAATTGGCAGCAGAGGCTGCAGGTATTTTGAAAACCATGGCAGCTGAAGGAGATATCTTAGAAATCGGTGCTGTGATCTGTGAAATCAATACTGATGGTCAAGCTGGAGGAAAAATTGAAAAATCAGAAAAACCTGCTGAATCTTCTTCTTCATCTGCAGGAGGAAAAACTGGCGAGGTGAAAGATATGATCGTTCCAACAGTAGGTGAGTCGATCACTGAAGTTACTTTGGCCAACTGGCTAAAAGCTGATGGAGATTATGTGGAATTGGACGAAATCATCGCTGAAGTAGATTCTGACAAAGCAACTTTTGAACTTCCTGCGGAGGCAAATGGAATTTTGAGACATGTTGCACAGGAAGGCGATACGTTAGAAATCGGAGGATTGATCTGTAAGATTGAAGTGATGGAAGGTGGAGCACCAGCATCAGACGATTCTAAGGAAGAGGTCTCTGATAAATCTTCAGGTACATCTACATCTGATAAAGAAACTTATGCCACAGGTCATGCTTCTCCCGCAGCTACGAAGATTCTTGCAGAAAAAGGAATCAGTGCCAATGACGTGAAAGGAACTGGCAAGGATGGTAGAATCACGAAAGAAGATGCTGAAAAAGCTGAAAAATCTGCTCCTAAACCAGCAGCATCAAAACCAGCTGAATCCAAAAAAGAAGAAAAATCTGAAGCTGCTCCAAAGGTAGCTGGATCAAGAGATAGTAGAAGAGAGAAAATGACTTCTCTTCGAAAAACTGTTTCCAGAAGATTGGTTTCTGTGAAAAACGAAACAGCCATGTTGACCACGTTCAATGAAGTGAACATGGGTCCAATCATGGAAATGAGAAAGAAATTCAAAGATCAATTCAAGGAGAAGCATGGTGTGAACCTTGGTTTCATGTCTTTCTTCACCAAAGCAGTATGCGTGGCATTGCAAGAATGGCCTGCTGTGAATGCTCAAATTGATGGAAACGAAATCGTTTATAATGATTTCTGTGATATTTCTATTGCTGTTTCTGCGCCAAAAGGACTTGTAGTTCCTGTCATCAGAAATGCTGAGGCCATGAGCTTTGAAGAAATCGAAAAAGAAGTAGTGAGATTGGCTACCAAAGCGAGAGACAATAAATTGTCTATTGAGGAAATGACAGGTGGTACATTCACTTTGACTAATGGTGGAATCTTCGGTTCCATGATGTCAACTCCGATCATCAACGCCCCTCAGTCAGCGATTCTTGGAATGCACAATATTGTAGAAAGACCAATGGCAGTTAACGGAGAAGTAAAAATCCTTCCAATGATGTACTTGGCACTTTCTTATGACCACAGAATCATTGACGGCAGAGAATCCGTAAGCTTCCTGGTACGAGTGAAGCAGCTTCTTGAAGACCCGACGAGGCTGTTGTTTGGAGTCTAATGTCCTTAGTACAAAGTACCAAGTACGATGTACAATGATTGGCATCACAGCTGCTGGAAAGCATTTTAAACCCTTATAATCGTTTAATTACAGCTAAAATCAGATAGGTTTATCTGTAAAGTTTTAAATTATAGTTTAATTTCTTTACACTTAAACCTATCTAATATGCATAGATACAAAGAACTACGAGTATGGCAAAAGGCCATAGATTTGGCTGTAGAAGTTTACAGAATTACTGAAAAACTTCCTAAAGAGGAGAGGTATGGCTTAATTAGTCAAATGAATAGATCGGCTGTTTCTATTCCATCCAATATTGCTAAAGGAGCAGGTAGAAATTTAGAAAAAGATTTTAACAATTTTCTGGGAATTGCCTTGGGGTCTTCCTTTGAGTTGGACACTCAGGTAATTATTTCAAATAGGTTGGAGTACATTAAACAGCAAGATTTTGAGTATTTAGAAAATGAATTAGAACATCTTCAGAATATGATAACCAAGCTGAAGATGAGTTTGAATCTTCAATAACCAACTAGGTGCTTTGTACATTGTACATGGTACTTGGTACAAATAAAAAAATATGTACGACGTAATCGTAATTGGCTCCGGACCTGGAGGGTATGTGGCAGCTATCAGAGCAGCTCAATTGGGAATGAAAACTGCCATCATTGAAAAATATCCAACACTTGGCGGAACATGCTTGAATGTTGGCTGTATTCCTTCAAAGGCACTTTTGGATTCATCTGAACATTACCACAATGCTGCTCACACTTTCAAAACGCATGGGATCAACTTGAGCAGCTTGAAAGTTGATTTGAAGCAGATGATCGCTAGAAAAGATGATGTTGTCAAGCAGAATGTGGATGGAATTGATTACTTGATGAAGAAAAATAAAATTGATGTTCATCAAGGTTTGGGTTCTTTTGTCGATAAAACAACTGTGAAGGTGACCAAGGATGACGGTTCTTCAGAAAATATCCAAGGCAAAAACATCATCATCGCCACAGGTTCAAAGCCTGCGTCACTTCCTTTTATCAAACTAGATAAAGACCGAGTGATTACTTCTACGGAAGCCTTGAAAATGAAAGAAATTCCTAAGCACCTGATCGTAATCGGTGGTGGTGTGATCGGAATGGAATTGGGTTCTGTTTATGGTAGAATGGGAGCGAAAGTTTCTGTTGTTGAGTACATGGATTCTTTAATTCCAACTATGGACAGAACGATGGGCAAGGAATTGCAAAAGTCTTTGAAAAAATTGGGCTTTGAGTTTTTCTTGAAACATAAAGTGGTAGCAGTAGAAAGCAAAGGTAAAGAGGTAACAGTAAAAGCTGAGAATTCTAAAGGAGAAACCGTAGAATTGAAAGGTGATTATGTGCTGGTATCTATTGGCAGAAAACCTTACACTGAGGGATTGAATGCTGAAGCTGCTGGAGTAAAAATCACCGATCGTGGACAAGTAGAAGTAGATAATCATTTGAGAACAAATGTGCCAAACATCTACGCTATCGGTGATGTAGTCAAAGGCGCAATGCTTGCGCACAAGGCTGAGGAAGAAGGAACTTTCGTAGCAGAAGTGATTGCAGGTCAAAAGCCGCATATCAATTATCTGCTGATTCCTGGAGTAGTTTACACTTGGCCGGAAGTAGCGGCAGTAGGATATACTGAAGAGCAATTGAAGGAGAAAGGGATCAAATACAAAGCTGGCAAGTTCCCATTCATGGCATCAGGTAGAGCAAGGGCATCAATGGATACAGATGGTTTGGTGAAGGTACTTGCTGATGCCGAGACAGATGAGATCTTAGGAGTTCACATGATCGGTCCAAGAACAGCTGATATGATTGCTGAAGCGGTTGTTGCCATGGAATTCCGTGCATCTGCTGAAGACATCGCTAGAATGTCACATGCACATCCAACTTACACGGAAGCTTTCAAAGAAGCTTGTTTGGCTGCTACGGATAATAGGGCATTGCATATTTAGCAGTGGGAGGCATCTCGCTAAGGTAGCAAAGGTGCAGAGGACGCTGGAGAAAGAAAATCTATATTTCTCTAATATCTTCTAAAAGTTCTGTCTACACCATAGACGGAAATAAATATAAAATTAAGAAACCCTTTGAGATTTATCTTAAAGGGTTTTTGTGTTTTAGATTTAACTTTTTTACCTAAAAACCTTCATTTCAGAGGGCTATTTTAAATTTTT is drawn from Belliella baltica DSM 15883 and contains these coding sequences:
- a CDS encoding 2-oxoglutarate dehydrogenase E1 component is translated as MDKYSYIANAHVAYIDELYAEYKNNPESVDPSWKTFFDGFEFAITQYGEDENGGAQVTNISSSQPAANGSLATRGTIMDMEQLPKEIKVRALIHAHRSRAHLRSKTNPVRERRDRKALIDLEDFGLDQNDLNTEFQAGNEIGIGAAKLSKIIESLKTIYEGPMGFEYLYIRDPEMLDWLKTKIEKEALSFNPPTEEKKRILSKLNEAVVFENFLHTKYLGQKRFSLEGGESTIPFLDAVINKGAQLGVEEVMIGMAHRGRLNVLANIMGKTYEQIFSEFEGTAKPDLTMGDGDVKYHMGYSSDITTQDDKKVNLKLAPNPSHLEAVNPVVEGFIRAKIDSQHQGDSTKALPILIHGDAAVAGQGIVYEVTQMAGLKGYNTGGTIHFVINNQVGFTTDFDDARSSIYCTDVAKIIDAPVIHVNGDDAEAVVFAARLAAEFRQKFRKDIFIDMVCYRRHGHNESDEPKFTQPELYNIISKHSNPREIYVKRLSERGDLDAKIAKQMDAEFRQLLQDRLNMVKEKPLPYQFTKFEKEWQSLRRSTPEDFEQSPDTSISQDFIEKVADAITHVPKGFKPIKQIDIQLKQRKDMFFNAKSLNWASAELLAYGSLLLEGKTVRLTGQDVQRGTFSHRHAVVHDSTTNKPYNFLKEMKDSKGQFSIYNSLLSEYAVLGFEYGYAMASPNSLAIWEAQFGDFANGAQTMIDQFISSGESKWQKMNGLVMLLPHGYEGQGPEHSNARPERFLQLSAEYNMVVANITEPSNFFHLLRRQMAWEFRKPCIVMSPKSLLRHPKVVSPIEEFTSGSFREIILDNTVKAKDVRRVLLCSGKIYYDLEEMREKEKVKDVAIIRIEQLHPLPKKQMTEALKAYKDAEIVWVQEEPENMGYWNYILRMLYKELPMDVIARKMSASPATGYNKVHVEEQLNIVKKALKLS
- the lpdA gene encoding dihydrolipoyl dehydrogenase, whose amino-acid sequence is MYDVIVIGSGPGGYVAAIRAAQLGMKTAIIEKYPTLGGTCLNVGCIPSKALLDSSEHYHNAAHTFKTHGINLSSLKVDLKQMIARKDDVVKQNVDGIDYLMKKNKIDVHQGLGSFVDKTTVKVTKDDGSSENIQGKNIIIATGSKPASLPFIKLDKDRVITSTEALKMKEIPKHLIVIGGGVIGMELGSVYGRMGAKVSVVEYMDSLIPTMDRTMGKELQKSLKKLGFEFFLKHKVVAVESKGKEVTVKAENSKGETVELKGDYVLVSIGRKPYTEGLNAEAAGVKITDRGQVEVDNHLRTNVPNIYAIGDVVKGAMLAHKAEEEGTFVAEVIAGQKPHINYLLIPGVVYTWPEVAAVGYTEEQLKEKGIKYKAGKFPFMASGRARASMDTDGLVKVLADAETDEILGVHMIGPRTADMIAEAVVAMEFRASAEDIARMSHAHPTYTEAFKEACLAATDNRALHI
- a CDS encoding SusC/RagA family TonB-linked outer membrane protein, which encodes MRKVLLIILSLFAFSFHGEVWAQQRQVTGTVISAEDNLPLPGVNIRIKGTTRGAITDIDGKYSIQASENETLVYSFVGFLSQEAAVGNRSTIDITLQLDSKTLSEVVVVGYGSVEKKELTGSVGQLNAAIIKDVPALGVDQALQGRIAGVQITQNAGTPGAGISVRVRGSSSISASNQPLFVIDGVPMTTGDPSQLGFGGQSSNALADLNPNDIESMEVLKDAAAAAIYGSRAANGVVLITTKRGADQKTQVNLNVYGGTQQLWNEPRFLDRNGYLDLFKDAFAEDFFGVPSSEISDEEILDFYYGGLPYGDDVNTNWVREVTRSAPIQNYELSISGGNEKTKYYISGNYFDQQGTVINSSYSRMSTRFNLDHKINDRFEISFNSGISRAVQNRIVSDNTLNGPFANSLAASPLWPVFEEDGSYTRPQFFYSNPVAVGTENDDENQSIRIFTNALAKYKVNEGLNFNVRVGADVLNFSERRYTPDNYPGSSSTAEGGSGSFSTFNPIKWVAEAFVDYSKVFDGGHSLNLVVGHNREENLISSSSVRGIQFPGDRFRYIGAAALVNEGSNNFVGWGLESYFGRVNYSYKERYLFSSSFRADASSRFGPNNRWGYFPSVSAGWRINEEAFMQDLDVFSDLKIRGSFGLTGNQEIGNFSWRGLVGSGNYLGSPSIVPVQLGNPDLKWENTAQTDIGLDVGLFNGRLTLVADYYYKKTTDLLFARPIPTQNGYGSFQSNVGSVENKGWEFTVSTVNIDRPNGLNWRTDLNLTFNRNKILELYNGEDVFYGFGGNSIVLREGQPIGTFYGFISDGVFATQADVPESRQEFGIRAGDMNYRDINGDGIITDDDFTVIGNAQPKFFGGFTNSISYKGFDAQVFMQFSYGNDIWNAAGSFQEGMFANFFDDNNKATVEGRWRSEEQPGNGSMPRAAYDVSANRNNQSNTSRFIEDGSYLRVKNLVIGYRLPADVLERVKLRSVRFYAQAQNLLTFTNYSGFDPEVNFAGTSNTTIGVDFYTFPQPRTYTFGVNIGF
- a CDS encoding RagB/SusD family nutrient uptake outer membrane protein, encoding MKRFNIYNYLVVLLLLVGVSCDTLEQEPVNQIDVDGAITTNRNAQLALAGIYNAMQSGNYYGLRYLYYQDVYTDNLEHAGTFPTDQEVSNKRINPSNLQMRSTWQTMYGAIRNANFVIFSAPNIENITDAQRLAIIAEARFLRAFVYFDMLRVFGGVPIVEDFIADTESLNFAPRASSQEMYQFIIDDLTFAEQNIGNTPSAPFRARRFAATALLARVYLQQGNNALAAQKASEVINSGVYTLQSSYADIFRIKGNNEMILELNFTNVSGDQNTLAISSDPATGGQKFYLRPDFFSLFQASGNNGDVRFAASVLSASNRLRVVKYFRSATNDDNVPLIRLAEMFMIRAEANARAAGTGLLTNTQIIDDINVIRNRAGLSSLLLTDLLTNEAALTEILQQRRLEFAFEGHRYTDMQRFGIIGNLFPANEQFRVIWPIPLQEIEVNDNLVQNDGY
- the odhB gene encoding 2-oxoglutarate dehydrogenase complex dihydrolipoyllysine-residue succinyltransferase, producing MSLEIKVPTVGESISEVTIGQWFKKDGDFVEMDEVICELESDKATFELAAEAAGILKTMAAEGDILEIGAVICEINTDGQAGGKIEKSEKPAESSSSSAGGKTGEVKDMIVPTVGESITEVTLANWLKADGDYVELDEIIAEVDSDKATFELPAEANGILRHVAQEGDTLEIGGLICKIEVMEGGAPASDDSKEEVSDKSSGTSTSDKETYATGHASPAATKILAEKGISANDVKGTGKDGRITKEDAEKAEKSAPKPAASKPAESKKEEKSEAAPKVAGSRDSRREKMTSLRKTVSRRLVSVKNETAMLTTFNEVNMGPIMEMRKKFKDQFKEKHGVNLGFMSFFTKAVCVALQEWPAVNAQIDGNEIVYNDFCDISIAVSAPKGLVVPVIRNAEAMSFEEIEKEVVRLATKARDNKLSIEEMTGGTFTLTNGGIFGSMMSTPIINAPQSAILGMHNIVERPMAVNGEVKILPMMYLALSYDHRIIDGRESVSFLVRVKQLLEDPTRLLFGV
- a CDS encoding four helix bundle protein; translated protein: MHRYKELRVWQKAIDLAVEVYRITEKLPKEERYGLISQMNRSAVSIPSNIAKGAGRNLEKDFNNFLGIALGSSFELDTQVIISNRLEYIKQQDFEYLENELEHLQNMITKLKMSLNLQ